From one Prosthecobacter vanneervenii genomic stretch:
- a CDS encoding BPTD_3080 family restriction endonuclease: MSNPFFEHPILNSPYERPQQHWELDESGQPTQKIVPQRRRADFITPIPKPKKRKRVASQQDFVFDEGKGLSTKQQQYDATSIINQVRQHVDAWRALPEPSLWQVTPETARLLQHWRHHNFSGVRPFFCQVEAVEVAIWLTEVAPNSKSGKAILEHLAAANKDANPELMRLALKLATGAGKTTVMAMLIAWQTINAARRPTSKTFSRGFLICAPGLTIKDRLRVLQPNDPDSYYASRELVPGDMLEDVNRAKIVITNYHAFKLRERIEISAGGRSLLKGKNGEDLNTLETEGQMLQRVMPDLMGLKNIVVLNDEAHHCYREKPKEEDDEELKGDEKKEAEKNSEAARLWISGLEAVNRKLGISRVFDLSATPFFLSGSGYAEGTLFPWTMSDFSLMDAIECGIVKLPRVPVAENIPGDEMPMFRNLWENIRKDMPKKGRGTSEELDPLKLPTRLQTALQALYGHYEKTFHLWEEKGIKVPPCFIIVCQNTAISKLVYDFVSGFHRTNEDGTTTLENGRLALFRNFDETTGNALPRPNTLLIDSEQLEAGDALDTNFRSMAADEIDRFRREITERTGDQRKAESITDQELLREVMNTVGKHGQLGGSVRCVVSVSMLTEGWDANTVTHVLGIRAFGTQLLCEQVIGRALRRQSYDLNEEGLFNVEYADVFGIPFDFTAKPVISTPQPPRQTIQVKAVRPERDALEIRFPRVEGYRVELPEERLTAEFTEDSILELSPDIVGPSITKNAGIIGESADMSLKHLGDMRPSTLLFHVTQRLLYTKWRDPGEEPKLHLFGQLKRISKQWLDTCLVCKGETYPGLLMYQELADMACNRITAGITRAFVGERPIKALLDPYNPEGSTKHVRFNTSKTDLWETSSSHCHINWIVLDSDWEAEFCRVAEAHPKVRAYVKNHNLGLEVPYRFGSTMRKYLPDFIVLIDDGHGPDDLLRLVVEIKGYRREDAKEKKSTMETYWVPGVNHLQTFGRWTFAEFTEVFQIESDFAAKVADNFNKMVDSATGAATTEGN; the protein is encoded by the coding sequence ATGTCCAACCCCTTTTTCGAGCATCCGATTCTCAATTCGCCCTACGAGAGGCCCCAGCAGCACTGGGAACTCGATGAATCTGGACAGCCGACGCAAAAAATTGTCCCGCAGAGACGACGGGCGGATTTCATCACTCCGATTCCCAAGCCCAAGAAGCGGAAGCGCGTCGCCTCCCAGCAGGACTTTGTTTTCGATGAAGGGAAGGGGTTGTCCACAAAGCAGCAGCAATACGACGCCACATCCATCATCAATCAGGTCCGCCAGCATGTTGACGCATGGCGGGCGCTTCCAGAACCCAGCCTTTGGCAGGTGACGCCAGAGACGGCGCGGCTGCTTCAACACTGGCGGCACCACAATTTCAGCGGTGTTCGCCCCTTTTTCTGCCAGGTCGAGGCCGTTGAGGTCGCAATCTGGCTTACGGAGGTTGCTCCGAACTCAAAAAGCGGCAAGGCCATTCTCGAACACCTCGCGGCAGCAAACAAGGATGCCAACCCCGAACTGATGCGCCTTGCGCTCAAACTCGCCACAGGTGCAGGCAAAACAACAGTGATGGCAATGCTCATTGCTTGGCAGACCATCAATGCAGCACGGCGACCGACCAGCAAGACCTTCAGCCGCGGCTTCCTGATTTGTGCTCCCGGACTCACCATCAAAGACCGCTTGCGCGTCCTTCAGCCCAACGACCCGGACAGCTATTACGCCAGCCGAGAACTGGTGCCCGGTGATATGCTCGAAGACGTGAACCGCGCCAAGATCGTCATCACGAACTATCACGCCTTCAAGCTGCGCGAGCGCATCGAGATTTCAGCCGGAGGCCGCTCCTTGCTCAAGGGCAAGAACGGTGAAGACCTGAACACTTTGGAAACAGAAGGGCAGATGCTCCAGCGCGTCATGCCTGACTTGATGGGATTGAAGAATATCGTCGTCCTGAATGATGAAGCCCATCACTGCTACCGTGAGAAGCCCAAGGAGGAAGATGACGAGGAGTTGAAGGGCGACGAGAAAAAGGAAGCTGAGAAAAACAGCGAAGCAGCCCGCCTCTGGATTTCCGGCCTTGAGGCCGTAAACCGTAAACTCGGCATCTCTCGCGTGTTCGATTTGTCCGCTACGCCATTCTTCCTGAGTGGTTCCGGTTACGCAGAGGGCACCTTGTTTCCTTGGACGATGAGCGACTTCTCGCTCATGGATGCCATTGAGTGCGGCATTGTGAAGCTGCCCCGCGTGCCAGTGGCCGAGAACATCCCAGGCGATGAAATGCCCATGTTCAGAAATCTCTGGGAGAACATTCGGAAGGACATGCCAAAGAAGGGCCGTGGCACCTCTGAGGAGCTTGATCCTCTCAAACTGCCCACACGTCTGCAAACAGCCCTTCAAGCTCTCTACGGCCACTATGAGAAGACTTTCCACCTTTGGGAAGAAAAGGGCATCAAAGTCCCGCCCTGCTTCATCATTGTTTGCCAGAACACCGCCATTTCAAAACTCGTTTACGATTTTGTCAGCGGCTTCCACCGCACCAACGAAGACGGGACAACGACGCTCGAAAACGGGCGGCTCGCGCTCTTCCGCAATTTTGACGAGACAACAGGAAATGCGCTGCCACGTCCCAACACGTTGCTCATCGACAGCGAACAGCTAGAGGCAGGCGATGCGCTCGATACCAATTTCCGCAGCATGGCTGCGGATGAAATTGACCGCTTCCGCCGGGAAATCACAGAGCGCACAGGCGACCAGCGCAAAGCCGAGAGCATCACCGACCAGGAATTGCTTCGCGAAGTGATGAACACCGTAGGCAAGCACGGCCAGCTTGGCGGCTCGGTTCGCTGTGTTGTTTCCGTGTCCATGCTCACGGAAGGCTGGGACGCGAACACCGTCACTCACGTTCTCGGCATTCGAGCGTTTGGAACGCAGCTTCTTTGCGAGCAGGTTATCGGACGAGCCTTGCGCCGTCAGTCTTATGATCTGAACGAGGAGGGGCTTTTCAACGTCGAGTATGCAGATGTCTTCGGCATTCCCTTCGACTTCACAGCGAAGCCTGTCATTTCAACGCCGCAGCCGCCGCGCCAGACCATTCAGGTCAAGGCCGTTCGCCCTGAGCGTGACGCCCTCGAAATTCGTTTCCCTCGTGTGGAAGGCTATCGCGTAGAACTTCCAGAGGAGCGGCTCACGGCTGAATTCACAGAAGACTCAATTCTTGAACTCAGCCCCGATATTGTCGGCCCATCCATCACCAAGAATGCGGGCATCATCGGCGAATCCGCCGACATGAGCCTCAAGCACCTTGGCGACATGCGCCCGTCCACGCTGCTTTTCCACGTCACGCAACGCCTGCTCTACACCAAATGGCGTGACCCAGGGGAGGAACCGAAACTCCACCTGTTCGGCCAGCTCAAGCGCATCTCAAAGCAGTGGCTGGACACCTGCCTTGTCTGCAAGGGCGAAACCTACCCCGGACTCCTCATGTATCAGGAGTTGGCAGACATGGCGTGCAACCGTATCACTGCCGGAATCACGAGGGCCTTCGTCGGCGAGCGACCCATTAAGGCTTTGCTCGATCCCTACAACCCCGAAGGCTCCACCAAGCACGTTCGTTTCAATACATCGAAAACAGACCTTTGGGAGACCAGTTCATCTCACTGTCACATCAACTGGATTGTCCTCGACAGCGATTGGGAAGCCGAGTTCTGCCGCGTGGCAGAGGCACACCCAAAGGTGCGTGCCTATGTGAAGAACCACAACCTCGGTCTCGAAGTGCCGTATCGCTTTGGTTCCACGATGAGGAAATACCTGCCCGACTTCATCGTGCTCATTGATGACGGGCACGGCCCCGACGACCTGCTTCGCCTCGTTGTCGAAATCAAAGGCTACCGTCGCGAAGACGCCAAGGAGAAGAAAAGCACGATGGAAACCTATTGGGTTCCCGGCGTGAATCACCTCCAGACCTTCGGAAGATGGACGTTTGCCGAGTTCACCGAGGTTTTCCAGATCGAGTCCGACTTTGCAGCCAAGGTTGCAGATAACTTTAACAAGATGGTCGATTCCGCCACCGGCGCGGCTACGACCGAAGGAAATTAA
- a CDS encoding type IV secretory system conjugative DNA transfer family protein, protein MWPGGKKLPEFHPQTLLRDWGDGDGFRISDALTGVCVFGATGSGKTSGPAKHLAYGYLAAGFGGLVLCAKKEERRQWEQWATETKRHKDLVIVDGAGTSRFNFLEWEASRPEEGGGLTINIVSILDEIAGAIASSGATEGGQGDNKFWDDALHHLNTNLVDLPLFANLQVSLPLMRSIVTTAPQNLAQLDDPEWQQSSTCAAIIKEADRETSKARPEVRADFEECRNYWMKEYPQLSEKTRSVINLSFSMLARPLVTRPLRQLFSSDTNIKPEDTFGGKIIIVDLPVQEYRLAGRIANLAWKYCFQVAVLRRTPPPKRDSFLRPVFLWADEAQNFVTKFDAEYQAVARSAGGCTVFLTQNRESYRRVLGNTDAVDSLLGNLQAKFFCQNSGETNEWASKLFGERWMTITSTNAGQSRNEGGRQIMDGGSHSAGVSRSEQRRSYVEPSFFTMLKRGGSLHDNQVEAIVYNGGRLFKQGKESLPYRMLTFNQS, encoded by the coding sequence ATGTGGCCCGGCGGAAAGAAGTTGCCCGAATTTCACCCTCAAACACTCCTTCGCGATTGGGGTGACGGAGATGGCTTCCGCATCTCCGACGCGCTGACTGGCGTCTGCGTTTTCGGTGCAACCGGCAGTGGCAAGACCAGCGGCCCTGCAAAGCATCTGGCCTATGGCTACCTCGCCGCCGGCTTCGGCGGACTCGTGCTCTGCGCGAAGAAGGAAGAACGTCGCCAATGGGAGCAGTGGGCGACTGAGACAAAGCGTCACAAGGATCTCGTCATCGTGGACGGCGCGGGAACCAGCCGCTTCAACTTCCTCGAATGGGAAGCCAGCCGTCCAGAAGAGGGGGGAGGGCTGACCATCAACATCGTCTCCATCCTCGACGAGATTGCTGGTGCCATCGCCTCATCAGGTGCCACCGAGGGCGGCCAGGGGGACAACAAGTTTTGGGACGATGCCCTGCACCACCTGAACACCAATCTGGTCGATTTGCCGCTGTTCGCGAACCTGCAAGTTTCGCTCCCGCTGATGCGGTCGATTGTGACGACCGCACCCCAAAATTTGGCACAGCTAGACGACCCAGAATGGCAGCAAAGCAGCACTTGCGCGGCCATCATTAAAGAGGCTGACCGCGAGACGAGCAAAGCCCGTCCCGAAGTCCGGGCGGACTTCGAGGAGTGCCGGAACTACTGGATGAAGGAATACCCCCAGCTTTCCGAGAAGACCCGCAGCGTCATCAACCTGTCGTTCTCGATGCTCGCCCGTCCGCTTGTGACGCGCCCCCTCCGGCAGCTCTTCTCCTCCGACACCAACATCAAGCCGGAGGACACGTTCGGCGGGAAGATCATCATCGTGGACTTGCCGGTTCAGGAATACCGGCTCGCTGGACGCATCGCCAACCTCGCTTGGAAATACTGCTTCCAAGTCGCCGTGCTTCGGCGCACACCGCCGCCGAAACGGGACAGCTTCTTGCGCCCCGTCTTCCTTTGGGCCGACGAGGCGCAGAACTTCGTCACGAAGTTCGATGCCGAATATCAGGCAGTCGCCAGATCGGCAGGGGGCTGCACGGTTTTCCTGACGCAAAACCGTGAAAGCTACCGGCGTGTTCTTGGGAACACTGATGCCGTCGATTCCCTGCTGGGGAATCTTCAGGCCAAGTTTTTCTGCCAAAATAGCGGGGAGACAAACGAGTGGGCTTCCAAGCTGTTTGGTGAACGCTGGATGACTATCACCTCCACCAACGCGGGCCAATCAAGAAACGAAGGGGGCAGGCAGATCATGGACGGCGGCAGCCACAGTGCCGGAGTCAGCCGCTCCGAGCAGCGGCGCTCCTACGTTGAGCCGTCGTTCTTCACGATGCTCAAGCGGGGCGGCTCCCTCCACGACAACCAGGTCGAGGCCATCGTTTACAACGGGGGCCGTCTTTTCAAGCAGGGTAAGGAATCACTGCCCTACCGAATGCTAACCTTCAACCAGAGCTGA
- the mobQ gene encoding MobQ family relaxase, translating to MFRLEAKIFSREKRGRSVVAAAAYRAGTKLRDEIKEKIFDYARRSKGVVSHAILAPEDAPAWAQDSGKLWNAVEAGEKRKDAQLAREFILSVPPELPTQAQFQTAVDWAKTHLVNSGMIAELSLHHPKSGKNPHVHILCTMRKLEGEEFSRKKATEWNDVGLLVKQRASWAEAVNAALEQAGREERVDHRSLKDRGIDRLPQPKIGVSATALKRRGVEDDPKRFQEVRRVKVLNEVLPMMKALKGHGEVAQNGAGHSWWERSVMFLGRVKAQAAEVAKNTWRKFVDARKGRDDTKGPELDF from the coding sequence ATGTTCCGACTCGAAGCGAAGATTTTTAGCCGCGAAAAGCGTGGCCGGTCAGTCGTAGCTGCCGCCGCTTACCGCGCAGGAACGAAGCTCCGCGACGAGATTAAAGAGAAGATTTTTGACTATGCTCGGCGGAGCAAGGGGGTGGTCTCTCACGCGATTCTCGCGCCCGAAGATGCTCCCGCCTGGGCGCAAGATTCCGGTAAGTTGTGGAACGCGGTAGAAGCTGGAGAGAAGCGCAAAGACGCCCAGCTTGCCCGCGAATTTATCCTGTCAGTTCCGCCGGAACTGCCCACTCAGGCCCAATTTCAGACGGCAGTGGATTGGGCCAAAACTCATTTGGTGAACTCCGGGATGATTGCCGAATTGTCACTTCATCATCCCAAGTCCGGCAAAAATCCGCACGTCCATATTCTATGCACCATGCGCAAATTGGAGGGCGAGGAGTTCAGCCGGAAGAAGGCGACGGAATGGAATGACGTTGGCCTTCTGGTCAAACAGCGGGCCTCCTGGGCGGAGGCGGTGAACGCCGCGCTTGAACAAGCCGGACGTGAAGAGCGGGTGGATCATCGGTCACTAAAAGACCGGGGAATCGACCGGCTGCCCCAGCCAAAAATTGGCGTGTCCGCCACCGCCTTAAAGCGCCGGGGAGTCGAAGACGACCCGAAACGCTTTCAGGAGGTTCGCCGCGTTAAAGTCCTCAATGAGGTTCTCCCGATGATGAAGGCCCTCAAGGGGCACGGTGAAGTGGCCCAAAATGGCGCTGGTCATTCGTGGTGGGAGCGTTCGGTGATGTTCCTGGGGCGGGTCAAAGCGCAGGCCGCCGAAGTTGCCAAGAACACCTGGAGGAAGTTTGTTGACGCCCGGAAGGGCCGCGATGACACGAAAGGGCCAGAACTTGATTTTTAA
- a CDS encoding AlpA family phage regulatory protein, which produces MNGIPETGFVRLSQVLNVIPIGKTCWWEGVKSGRFPKPIKLTERCTAWRAEDIHELIKALSEQSATRH; this is translated from the coding sequence ATGAACGGCATTCCTGAAACCGGCTTTGTCCGGCTCTCTCAGGTGTTAAACGTGATTCCCATCGGCAAGACGTGCTGGTGGGAGGGCGTGAAGTCGGGGCGTTTCCCCAAGCCAATCAAGTTGACGGAACGCTGCACCGCATGGAGAGCGGAAGACATTCACGAGCTGATAAAGGCACTCTCGGAACAATCCGCTACACGGCATTGA
- a CDS encoding tyrosine-type recombinase/integrase, whose protein sequence is MPLTNTAIRSAKPQSKPFKLSDGGGLFLLVQPNGSKWWRYKYRFGGKEKLLALGSYPEVSLAEVRELHYKARKALSAGIDPGEKKKEAKQRLRSKVESDFESVAREYHEQHLHEWNPRYARDVINRLETHLFPKFGKKPIADITSLDVLDALRVIEKAGALDMAQRMMQTCAQVFRYAVTTGRAERNPVTDLRGALKAPVRKHHAYLDANQLPEYLEKLAAYQGEPQTTLALRFLLLTFVRTTELRGALWKEISFENADWRIPAERMKMKDPHIVPLSRQAIAVLKELQKLTGHREHVFPNQNNPKTFMSENTMLYALYRMGYHSRTTGHGFRATASTILNENGFQPDLIERQLAHCERNKVRAAYNHAQYLPERRKMMQWWADYLDEAAKNKSPKKPKK, encoded by the coding sequence ATGCCTCTCACAAACACTGCGATTCGCAGTGCTAAGCCGCAGAGCAAGCCTTTCAAACTGTCAGATGGCGGCGGGTTGTTCCTGCTCGTCCAGCCGAACGGCAGCAAATGGTGGCGATACAAGTATCGGTTTGGGGGTAAGGAAAAGCTCCTCGCGCTCGGTTCTTACCCTGAAGTGAGCCTCGCCGAGGTCAGGGAACTGCACTACAAGGCGCGGAAAGCCTTGTCTGCTGGCATAGATCCCGGCGAAAAGAAGAAGGAAGCCAAGCAGCGCCTCCGCTCCAAAGTGGAGAGCGATTTCGAGTCTGTGGCCCGTGAGTATCACGAACAGCATCTTCATGAGTGGAACCCCCGCTATGCCCGCGATGTAATCAATCGCCTCGAAACACATCTCTTCCCGAAGTTTGGCAAGAAGCCTATCGCCGACATCACCTCGCTTGATGTTTTGGACGCCCTTCGAGTCATCGAGAAGGCCGGGGCTTTGGATATGGCTCAACGCATGATGCAGACATGCGCACAAGTCTTCCGCTACGCCGTGACCACGGGGCGGGCAGAGCGCAACCCGGTGACAGACTTGCGCGGAGCGCTCAAGGCACCGGTCAGGAAGCATCATGCCTACTTGGATGCCAACCAACTGCCGGAGTATTTGGAAAAGCTGGCCGCCTACCAAGGCGAGCCGCAAACCACGCTGGCCCTCCGTTTTCTACTACTTACCTTCGTTCGCACCACTGAGCTGCGCGGTGCTCTTTGGAAGGAAATCAGCTTTGAAAATGCTGATTGGCGTATTCCAGCGGAGCGCATGAAAATGAAAGACCCGCATATTGTGCCGCTCTCGCGGCAGGCAATCGCGGTCCTGAAGGAACTACAAAAGCTAACGGGACACCGGGAGCACGTCTTCCCCAATCAGAACAACCCCAAGACCTTCATGTCTGAGAACACGATGCTCTATGCCCTCTACCGGATGGGCTATCACAGCCGGACCACAGGTCACGGCTTCAGAGCGACGGCCAGCACGATTCTCAATGAAAACGGCTTTCAGCCCGACTTGATCGAACGCCAGCTCGCCCACTGCGAGCGGAACAAGGTTCGCGCTGCTTACAATCACGCCCAATACTTGCCGGAGCGCCGGAAAATGATGCAATGGTGGGCTGACTACTTGGACGAAGCAGCCAAGAATAAATCGCCCAAGAAACCGAAAAAGTGA
- a CDS encoding Fic family protein — protein sequence MLKTDAIQITPELLALIAEIDEFKGAWRALGTLAPERLKALRHVATIESIGSSTRIEGSKLTDREVERLLANLEIKKFDTRDEQEVAGYAEVMETIFHAWQDIPITENHIKQLHRDLLRYSEKDERHRGEYKTLSNSVAAFDENGKQIGIVFETATPFDTPRLMAELVAWLNEARELKRTHPLLVVAVFVVVFLEIHPFQDGNGRLSRILTTLLLLQAGYAYVPYSSLESVIENSKEGYYLGLRQTQGTIRTDAPNWQPWLLFFLRALQQQKRRLATKVEREKIVMAALPELAVQIIDHARQHGRVTMGDIIKVTGASRNTLKEHFRHLLEQGHLVKHGAGKGTWYALP from the coding sequence ATGCTGAAAACCGATGCCATTCAGATCACGCCCGAATTGCTGGCGCTGATTGCCGAAATTGACGAGTTCAAAGGCGCTTGGCGTGCCCTTGGCACGCTTGCCCCTGAACGCTTGAAGGCACTGCGCCACGTTGCGACCATTGAGAGCATCGGTTCTTCCACTCGCATTGAGGGCAGCAAACTCACCGACCGTGAGGTCGAGCGGCTGCTTGCCAATCTGGAAATCAAGAAGTTCGACACTCGCGACGAGCAGGAAGTCGCTGGCTATGCCGAGGTCATGGAAACCATCTTCCATGCTTGGCAAGACATCCCCATCACCGAGAACCACATCAAGCAGCTTCACCGCGACCTTCTGCGCTACAGCGAGAAGGACGAGCGGCATCGCGGCGAATACAAAACGCTTTCCAACAGCGTCGCCGCCTTCGATGAGAACGGCAAGCAGATCGGCATTGTGTTCGAGACAGCCACGCCGTTCGATACACCGCGCCTCATGGCCGAGCTTGTCGCTTGGCTGAACGAGGCTCGCGAGTTGAAGCGCACGCACCCGCTGCTGGTTGTTGCTGTCTTTGTCGTGGTGTTCTTGGAAATCCATCCCTTCCAAGATGGCAATGGCCGCTTGAGCCGCATTCTGACCACCCTGCTACTGTTACAGGCTGGCTACGCCTATGTGCCTTACAGTTCGCTGGAGAGCGTCATTGAGAACAGCAAAGAGGGCTACTATCTCGGTCTTCGCCAGACACAGGGAACCATCCGCACCGACGCGCCCAACTGGCAGCCTTGGCTGCTGTTCTTTCTGCGTGCTTTGCAGCAGCAGAAACGCCGCTTGGCAACGAAGGTTGAGCGCGAAAAGATTGTCATGGCCGCCCTGCCAGAACTGGCCGTGCAGATCATCGACCATGCAAGGCAGCATGGCCGCGTGACAATGGGCGACATCATCAAGGTGACTGGAGCAAGCCGGAACACGCTCAAGGAGCATTTCCGGCACTTGCTGGAGCAAGGCCATTTGGTCAAGCACGGGGCAGGCAAGGGCACATGGTATGCCCTACCGTGA
- a CDS encoding RNA polymerase sigma factor: protein MDDLLKLVRTYRLTTGLAERLRLAEDIFRQIEPDLRFFVFKALYSSSADDVLQEVLKAVAMSLGKFNGDSKSEFWAWCYRIARNKIADQQRREANDRMQPMSHHELAELIEASAQDAPLSHQDRHDLDYAMKLLTRSKPECYEYLWKHFVFGLAYAEIAEQQNLSYDNVRMRIGRCLEEAKSLVA, encoded by the coding sequence ATGGATGACCTGCTAAAACTTGTCCGCACCTACCGGCTGACAACTGGACTGGCCGAGCGGCTCCGACTCGCGGAAGACATCTTCCGCCAGATCGAGCCGGACTTGCGGTTTTTCGTCTTCAAAGCGCTTTACTCATCTTCTGCTGATGACGTGCTTCAGGAAGTTTTGAAGGCCGTTGCCATGTCGCTTGGCAAGTTCAACGGCGACAGCAAAAGCGAGTTTTGGGCGTGGTGCTATCGTATTGCCCGCAACAAGATTGCCGATCAACAGCGACGCGAAGCGAACGACCGGATGCAGCCGATGTCACACCATGAACTCGCAGAGCTGATTGAAGCGTCTGCGCAGGATGCGCCCCTGTCGCATCAAGACAGGCATGATCTTGATTATGCAATGAAGCTGCTCACCCGCTCCAAACCCGAATGCTACGAATACCTTTGGAAGCACTTCGTTTTCGGACTGGCTTACGCCGAAATTGCCGAACAGCAGAACCTCAGCTACGATAACGTCAGAATGCGAATTGGACGCTGCTTGGAAGAAGCTAAATCACTTGTTGCCTGA
- a CDS encoding helix-turn-helix domain-containing protein translates to MEMLASTQDPLILAQAIAALPGLVQRVSTLEAEIATLRKAARPSVRKCLSLKESAEILGVSQKTVSRFIERKLLRRSPLTALVRIPREDVEALAKATL, encoded by the coding sequence ATGGAAATGCTCGCCTCCACTCAAGACCCTCTGATTCTGGCTCAAGCCATTGCTGCGCTGCCCGGTTTGGTCCAGCGCGTGAGCACGCTGGAAGCCGAAATAGCGACCCTCAGAAAAGCCGCGAGGCCGTCTGTCAGAAAATGCCTTTCGCTCAAAGAAAGCGCCGAGATTCTTGGCGTGTCTCAAAAGACGGTGAGCAGGTTCATTGAGCGCAAACTTTTGCGCCGCAGTCCACTGACGGCGCTGGTGCGGATTCCAAGGGAAGACGTTGAAGCCTTGGCAAAGGCTACGCTTTGA
- a CDS encoding tyrosine-type recombinase/integrase → MKSKDSVAPKTTLQSLSKIPGFPGLYRHENGSYYGKKKIRGVKKVVALTTPEGQNISDRKWAEKAFKAWVEKLENPPPANAQMPFGDLLQKLKDSLKGKSEATQDKMDWVRRGFEMDYPEFLKKPIESIKPSDISDFLGRRSKKLGALAYNDMSRIVKNAFELALHDGDISETPYDKVPKSIRRKKANRAPAQVPTVEQCQEICDHVRSRPFSDTAERSADMLEFMHKAALGTAECIYADWQKVNWQGGYIEVKRQKTGAYFRVPIYDHLKPFLLDLHERQGKPASGPLFSILSPKQALYNACTRLGFPAYSPIDFRKARITWFLRKGVAAEAIAKWQGHRDNGVLIRRTYSWVISDSDNAYEQEQLSKLKA, encoded by the coding sequence ATGAAATCGAAGGATTCTGTTGCCCCCAAGACCACCCTCCAAAGCCTCTCGAAAATCCCCGGCTTTCCCGGTCTTTACCGCCACGAAAACGGCAGCTACTACGGCAAGAAGAAGATACGGGGCGTCAAGAAAGTGGTCGCACTGACCACGCCGGAAGGGCAGAACATCTCAGATCGCAAGTGGGCGGAAAAGGCATTCAAGGCATGGGTTGAAAAGCTGGAGAACCCGCCACCCGCCAACGCGCAAATGCCGTTCGGCGATTTGCTCCAGAAGCTCAAAGACTCGCTCAAGGGAAAGAGCGAGGCAACGCAGGACAAAATGGATTGGGTCCGGCGTGGCTTCGAGATGGACTACCCGGAGTTTCTGAAAAAGCCGATTGAATCAATCAAGCCGTCCGACATTTCGGACTTCTTGGGAAGGCGTTCCAAAAAGCTCGGAGCACTCGCTTACAACGACATGAGCCGCATCGTGAAGAACGCCTTCGAGCTGGCTTTGCACGACGGCGATATTTCGGAAACCCCGTATGACAAGGTTCCCAAATCCATCCGCCGCAAGAAGGCGAACCGCGCTCCTGCGCAGGTTCCCACCGTCGAGCAGTGCCAGGAGATTTGTGACCATGTTCGCAGCCGCCCGTTTTCCGACACGGCGGAACGCTCGGCGGACATGCTGGAATTCATGCACAAGGCCGCTCTTGGAACAGCAGAGTGCATTTATGCAGACTGGCAGAAAGTGAACTGGCAGGGCGGCTACATCGAGGTGAAGCGCCAGAAGACCGGCGCTTATTTCCGTGTCCCGATCTACGACCACTTGAAGCCCTTTCTCCTCGATTTGCACGAGCGGCAGGGCAAGCCAGCCTCAGGGCCGCTCTTCTCGATCCTGTCGCCCAAGCAAGCGCTTTACAACGCCTGCACGCGCCTTGGATTCCCCGCCTACTCGCCGATTGATTTCCGCAAGGCTCGCATCACATGGTTTCTCCGCAAAGGGGTAGCAGCGGAGGCAATCGCCAAATGGCAGGGGCACCGCGATAATGGCGTTCTGATTCGCCGCACCTATTCATGGGTCATCTCAGACTCAGACAATGCCTATGAGCAGGAACAGCTCTCAAAACTCAAAGCGTAG